One stretch of Juglans microcarpa x Juglans regia isolate MS1-56 chromosome 3D, Jm3101_v1.0, whole genome shotgun sequence DNA includes these proteins:
- the LOC121255189 gene encoding uncharacterized protein LOC121255189: MASNDPPPPPPPPTKYTNLADPQNPCRLETSDNPGTILVTDLVHVENFSTWSRSLQRALRAKNKIGFLNGTLSKPSNPADPLVDLWDRCNDMVVSWIQNSISLPLRSSLAFVDDAHDIWTELQERFSPQNGPRIYELKKTLVNLSQENDIVNGYYGKLKSLWDELSIHDPLHVCSCGSTKTLSDRYQRDCVIQFLMGLNDSYSNVRDQIMLIDPLPSVTKVFSYIKQQERHRMVTSSIPHPDSITLVSRKPSPNPPSNSGNKDKPYCTHCKITGHTLQTCFKSGNAVAPVCTHYEMTCHTMERCYKLHGYPPGHKMHKPRGNAVSFDSPVSCNQPDSSNFLTKE, translated from the coding sequence ATGGCCTCCAACGATCCTCccccaccacctcctcctcccaCCAAATACACAAATCTTGCAGACCCACAAAATCCCTGTCGGCTCGAAACATCTGATAACCCAGGAACCATCCTCGTCACCGATCTTGTTCATGTTGAAAATTTTTCCACCTGGTCTCGTTCACTCCAACGTGCTCTTCGCGCAAAGAACAAGATCGGTTTTCTCAATGGAACACTCAGCAAACCTTCAAACCCGGCTGACCCTCTAGTTGACCTCTGGGATAGATGCAACGATATGGTTGTATCTTGGATCCAGAATTCTATAAGCCTTCCCCTACGCTCTTCGCTAGCCTTTGTTGACGATGCCCATGATATATGGACTGAGTTACAAGAACGTTTCTCCCCACAAAATGGACCCCGAATCTATGAACTTAAGAAAACCTTGGTTAATTTGTCTCAGgaaaatgatattgtgaatGGCTATTACGGCAAACTCAAGTCCCTTTGGGATGAACTATCCATCCATGACCCACTACATGTTTGTTCTTGTGGCTCAACCAAAACTCTCTCTGACCGCTACCAACGCGATTGCGTGATTCAGTTCCTAATGGGTCTCAACGACTCCTACTCCAACGTCCGGGACCAGATAATGCTCATTGACCCATTACCTTCAGTCACCAAGGTATTCTCGTATATCAAGCAGCAAGAACGACATCGAATGGTTACTTCCTCAATTCCCCACCCAGATTCTATTACTCTAGTCTCTCGGAAACCATCCCCTAACCCACCTTCTAATTCTGGCAATAAAGATAAGCCTTATTGTACACACTGCAAGATTACTGGTCACACTTTGCAAACATGCTTCAAATCTGGAAACGCCGTTGCTCCAGTCTGCACCCATTACGAGATGACATGCCACACCATGGAACGTTGCTACAAACTCCATGGGTACCCTCCAGGGCATAAAATGCACAAACCACGTGGGAATGCCGTGTCCTTTGATTCCCCTGTTTCTTGCAATCAACCTGATTCCAGTAATTTCTTGACAAAGGAGTAG